CCCCATAAGACCGGCCGCACCCTTGGCGAGCATCTCGTCCGCGAGTTCGCGTCCGAGCGCCAGGGCCTCGTCGTGCGAGGTGGGTACGGGTCCGGTGGTGGACAGCTGCACCAGCGTCGAGCCGTCGGTGGTGCCGACGACGCCGCGCAGGCGCATTTCGGTGACAACCTGCCCGTGACCGGGGTCGTCGGCCAGCAGGTCGGCCAGCGCACCCACGGGTGCGGAGCAGCCGGCCTCCAGGGCGGCGAGCAGGGATCGCTCGGCGGTCACGGCGGCCCGCGTGTGCGGGTCGTCGAGGGGCGCGAGCGCGGCGACGAGTTCGGTGTTCGACGCCAGGCATTCGACGGCCAGGGCCCCCTGGCCGGGGGCGGGCAGGACGGTGTCGACGGACAGCGGCTCGGCGGTCAGGCCGCCGAGGAGCTCGTCGGTCCCGCCGATGCGGTTGAGTCCGGCCGCGGCCAGGACGACCGCGTCCAGCTCGCCCTTGCGGACGTAGCCGACGCGGGTGTCGACGTTGCCGCGGATGGGGACGCAGGTGATGTCGAGGCCGTGGTTGCGTGCGTACGCGTGGAGCTGCGCCATCCGGCGCGGGGAGCCGGTGCCGACGCGCGCGCCCTGGGGCAGCGTGTCCAGCGTGAGGCCCTCCCCCGCGATCAGTACGTCGCGCGGGTCCTCGCGCGGCGGGATCGCGGCCAGCACCAGGTCGGGGTGCTGGGCGGTCGGCAGGTCCTTCAGGGAGTGCACGGCGAAGT
The DNA window shown above is from Streptomyces vietnamensis and carries:
- the hemC gene encoding hydroxymethylbilane synthase, yielding MTERALRLGTRRSKLAMAQSGHVADAVRQLTGRPVELVEITTYGDTSREHLAQIGGTGVFVAALRDALLAGEVDFAVHSLKDLPTAQHPDLVLAAIPPREDPRDVLIAGEGLTLDTLPQGARVGTGSPRRMAQLHAYARNHGLDITCVPIRGNVDTRVGYVRKGELDAVVLAAAGLNRIGGTDELLGGLTAEPLSVDTVLPAPGQGALAVECLASNTELVAALAPLDDPHTRAAVTAERSLLAALEAGCSAPVGALADLLADDPGHGQVVTEMRLRGVVGTTDGSTLVQLSTTGPVPTSHDEALALGRELADEMLAKGAAGLMGERAL